Proteins found in one Mycoplasma ovis str. Michigan genomic segment:
- a CDS encoding guanosine monophosphate reductase — protein sequence MSFFKNKISQAETSCSFDDVLIKPVYSEILPENVDLTLKLNEKISLSIPIFSAAMDTITGYQMAREIISYGGCGPLHKNVMASENIENIKKLKAEFGENKPICVSVGVNNTQAEISNMVASGANVIVVDCAHAHSKSVGDLVQWISKSFPSVYLIAGNIVTAEAAKFLIERGANAVKVGIGCGSICITRMVTGIGRGQMDAIAEVADYCKDKNVLVIADGGIRTTGEIVKAIACGADAVMLGNVIAGSDECPGDIVEIEGVKYKYYRGMGSYGVMRSNNEGRYNRHLLATCKRVAEGVESYVKAKGPVKEVLNSIEWGIKASFGYFGAINLKEAKEKAVFTKITTSTLERSDYHGIDKLIG from the coding sequence AACAAGATATCGCAGGCAGAAACTTCCTGTTCTTTTGATGATGTCCTAATAAAACCTGTTTATTCTGAGATTCTCCCTGAAAATGTTGATTTAACTCTTAAATTAAACGAAAAAATAAGTCTTTCAATTCCTATTTTTTCTGCCGCGATGGACACTATAACTGGTTATCAAATGGCAAGAGAAATTATTTCTTATGGTGGTTGTGGCCCATTACATAAAAATGTTATGGCTTCTGAAAATATTGAAAATATTAAAAAACTAAAAGCAGAATTTGGAGAAAATAAGCCAATATGTGTCTCTGTAGGTGTTAACAACACTCAAGCAGAGATTTCTAATATGGTTGCTTCTGGAGCAAATGTGATTGTTGTAGATTGTGCTCACGCACATTCTAAAAGTGTTGGGGATTTAGTTCAATGAATTTCAAAGTCCTTTCCATCTGTTTATTTAATTGCAGGAAACATAGTTACTGCGGAAGCTGCCAAATTCTTAATAGAAAGGGGAGCAAATGCAGTAAAGGTGGGAATTGGTTGCGGTTCTATTTGTATTACAAGAATGGTTACTGGTATTGGGAGAGGGCAAATGGATGCAATTGCTGAGGTGGCAGACTATTGTAAAGATAAAAATGTTTTAGTTATTGCAGATGGGGGAATAAGAACTACTGGAGAAATAGTAAAGGCAATAGCGTGTGGAGCTGATGCAGTTATGTTGGGGAATGTGATTGCAGGTTCTGATGAATGTCCAGGGGATATTGTTGAAATTGAAGGAGTCAAATATAAATACTATCGAGGAATGGGAAGTTATGGAGTTATGAGAAGTAATAATGAAGGGAGATATAACAGACACTTGTTGGCTACTTGCAAAAGAGTTGCGGAAGGAGTGGAAAGTTATGTAAAGGCTAAAGGGCCAGTTAAAGAAGTCTTAAATTCTATTGAATGGGGAATTAAAGCTTCTTTTGGTTATTTTGGAGCAATTAACTTGAAGGAAGCGAAGGAAAAGGCAGTCTTCACAAAAATTACCACTTCAACTTTAGAAAGAAGTGATTATCACGGCATAGATAAATTAATAGGTTAA
- a CDS encoding MIP family Ig-specific serine endopeptidase codes for MSLIKAFKWGVPLVTAGSSFAVIRHFVNSGEIVSPEFFVKNFSDNSEEKSMDNDIYLATQEDKTNTSEISIQQSVDTIDGLSLSRGGGEIVNEKIQEEIEKNKQKNRENAKKWLDKLNDYSFRLFLPCTQGTGWILDYELSPEGKYPTVWYIATVAHVVDDIRFGSNPYNQILPKSLLETQKLRKKYGRIDYSGLSLWRDRTCKYVDWYGYNDMNFGKQATGEVLKSEMGAIWQKEIEEPKLFFSAFNFLEENQEYDVPKNHFKDFVVLEIKFTNEDIARKVTGGFADKYTVDSKDAINVFSKPIEERYSWSEIENNKKNFYTLAYPVSKKDPNDKYSYKVSWNEDKALGDQLSEASKGVHALHGTVGVKGFVPTKKYTSYSNTNWDGKNYHKFGHWYLFKNFALTGGSSGGLHIDDEGNLVGIKSMIDNRNNSFLTTLRSSDVNHPEWGLKSPKYDLIAGVEGQKNSFRLQVEKYKKNTWLKARGWQHKS; via the coding sequence ATGTCTCTTATTAAGGCATTTAAGTGAGGTGTTCCACTTGTTACTGCAGGTAGTTCTTTTGCGGTTATTAGACATTTTGTAAATAGTGGTGAAATAGTCAGTCCTGAGTTTTTTGTAAAAAATTTCTCTGATAATAGTGAAGAAAAATCAATGGATAATGATATTTATTTAGCAACACAAGAAGATAAGACTAACACCTCTGAAATTTCAATACAACAATCCGTCGATACTATTGATGGACTTTCTTTAAGCCGAGGGGGGGGCGAAATAGTGAATGAAAAGATACAGGAAGAAATAGAAAAAAACAAGCAAAAAAATAGAGAAAATGCCAAGAAGTGATTAGATAAATTAAATGACTATAGTTTCAGGTTATTTCTCCCTTGTACCCAAGGAACAGGTTGAATATTAGATTACGAACTTTCTCCAGAAGGTAAATATCCTACGGTTTGATATATTGCAACTGTTGCTCACGTAGTAGACGATATAAGATTTGGTTCTAACCCATATAATCAAATACTTCCTAAATCTTTACTGGAAACTCAAAAATTAAGAAAGAAATATGGACGAATAGATTACAGTGGACTTTCTCTTTGAAGAGATAGAACCTGTAAATACGTTGATTGATATGGTTACAATGATATGAATTTTGGAAAACAAGCTACAGGAGAAGTATTGAAATCCGAAATGGGTGCTATTTGGCAAAAGGAAATAGAAGAACCAAAACTCTTCTTCTCGGCCTTTAATTTCCTAGAAGAAAACCAAGAATATGATGTTCCAAAAAATCACTTTAAGGATTTTGTTGTTTTGGAAATCAAGTTTACTAATGAAGATATTGCTAGAAAGGTTACTGGAGGATTTGCAGATAAATACACTGTAGACTCTAAGGATGCTATCAACGTGTTTAGTAAACCTATAGAAGAAAGATATAGTTGATCAGAAATTGAAAATAATAAAAAAAATTTCTATACTCTTGCATATCCTGTAAGCAAAAAAGATCCTAATGATAAATATTCTTATAAGGTAAGTTGAAATGAAGATAAAGCTTTAGGAGATCAATTATCTGAAGCAAGTAAAGGTGTTCATGCACTTCATGGAACTGTCGGTGTAAAAGGATTTGTTCCGACTAAAAAATATACCTCATATTCGAATACTAATTGAGATGGCAAGAATTACCATAAATTTGGACATTGATATCTCTTTAAGAACTTTGCGCTAACTGGAGGATCTTCTGGAGGACTTCATATCGATGATGAGGGCAATCTTGTAGGGATTAAATCCATGATTGACAACCGCAATAACAGCTTCTTAACTACTCTAAGATCTTCAGATGTTAATCATCCAGAATGGGGCTTGAAATCTCCTAAGTATGATTTGATTGCTGGTGTAGAAGGACAAAAAAATTCGTTCAGATTGCAAGTGGAGAAATATAAGAAAAACACTTGATTGAAAGCTAGAGGTTGACAGCATAAATCTTAG
- a CDS encoding alkaline phosphatase family protein — MQVNSSQMIREKEMLKEAKHWMSVITKSIETGNFAKRDDVLDVFEQLKFNGNTNLHIFLLASRGGIDSYLDHLYVFLDIVKKHKIKPFVHLFSDGQDVPQKQFLVDLPEIEEKIKEAGGMLASISGRFYAMDEDENWDRIDKVWKAFLNFKGTPTFKNAKEYVKSQYENTYDKWIVPAVSQEYADGPGLKEKDILVNLNFLKYGTRQLSHVLVGSADLYSHSPTIIPENLGLFAMVDDIKILLLGSFFESNE, encoded by the coding sequence ATGCAAGTGAATAGTTCACAAATGATTAGAGAAAAGGAAATGTTAAAAGAGGCTAAGCATTGAATGTCTGTAATCACGAAATCAATAGAAACAGGCAATTTTGCAAAAAGAGACGATGTTTTAGATGTATTTGAACAATTGAAGTTTAATGGTAATACAAATTTACATATTTTTCTACTTGCTTCTAGAGGGGGAATAGATTCTTATTTAGATCATTTGTATGTTTTTCTAGATATCGTGAAAAAACATAAAATTAAGCCCTTTGTACATTTGTTTAGTGATGGTCAAGATGTTCCTCAAAAACAATTTTTAGTGGATTTACCTGAGATAGAGGAAAAAATAAAAGAAGCAGGAGGAATGTTAGCTTCTATTTCGGGACGATTTTATGCTATGGATGAAGACGAAAATTGGGATAGAATTGACAAAGTATGAAAAGCGTTCTTGAATTTTAAGGGCACTCCTACTTTTAAAAATGCTAAAGAATATGTGAAATCACAATATGAAAATACTTACGATAAGTGGATAGTTCCTGCGGTTTCTCAAGAATATGCAGATGGACCTGGCTTAAAAGAGAAGGATATATTAGTGAATCTTAATTTTTTAAAGTATGGAACCAGACAGTTATCTCATGTGTTGGTCGGTTCTGCCGATTTGTATTCTCATAGTCCAACAATAATTCCGGAAAATCTAGGGTTGTTTGCTATGGTTGATGATATAAAAATACTGCTTCTGGGAAGCTTCTTTGAAAGCAATGAATAA
- the atpE gene encoding ATP synthase F0 subunit C, with the protein MELFKVGGGGLALVSFNNNEIKGVGAGIAILAGLGAAIAQGYIGGKAVESLARNPEVEALIFKQFIVGAAVCESVAIYGLIVSILIMFAI; encoded by the coding sequence ATGGAATTGTTTAAAGTTGGGGGGGGCGGTTTGGCTCTCGTCAGCTTTAATAATAACGAAATTAAAGGAGTAGGTGCTGGAATTGCAATTCTGGCTGGGTTAGGTGCAGCCATTGCACAAGGATATATAGGAGGAAAGGCTGTGGAGTCTTTAGCTAGAAACCCAGAGGTAGAGGCTTTGATTTTCAAACAATTTATTGTGGGGGCCGCAGTTTGCGAGTCTGTAGCTATTTACGGTTTAATAGTTTCAATATTGATCATGTTTGCAATTTAA